The following coding sequences lie in one Pseudarthrobacter phenanthrenivorans Sphe3 genomic window:
- a CDS encoding sulfate adenylyltransferase subunit 1: MTTEAVRAADLETALPTTLFRFATAGSVDDGKSTLVGRLLHDSKAILADTLDAVARTSADRGFGGEKGGIDLALLTDGLRAEREQGITIDVAYRYFATDRRSFILADCPGHVQYTKNTVTGASTADAVVVLIDARKGVLEQTRRHLSVLQLLRVAHVIVAVNKIDLVDFSESVFRGIEADVQQVGRELGLGSDGISDLLVVPVSALDGDNVVERSERTPWYTGPALLEVLETLPAADELESHLESFRFPVQLVIRPQGALAPDAVAAGLDVEAYRDYRAYAGQITEGSVKVGDQVSVLTPGQDPRTTTVVGIDFAGASLDEAAAPQSVAIRLAEEFDVARGDTIAAAGTVREASADLYSALCWLSPKPLREGQKVLVKHGTRTVQALVRNVSGKLDLASFKLEPASTLELNDIGNAQLRLAAPLPLENYLHHRRTGAFLVIDPLDGNTLAAGLVKDHPGDHEDERYSI, encoded by the coding sequence ATGACCACCGAAGCAGTTCGCGCGGCGGACCTCGAAACGGCCCTGCCCACTACCCTCTTCCGCTTTGCCACGGCAGGATCGGTCGACGACGGCAAGTCCACTTTGGTGGGCCGCCTCCTTCACGATTCCAAGGCCATCCTGGCTGACACGCTCGACGCCGTTGCCCGCACCTCAGCCGACCGCGGCTTCGGCGGGGAAAAGGGCGGTATCGACCTGGCCCTGCTGACCGACGGCCTGCGTGCCGAGCGGGAACAGGGCATCACGATCGACGTCGCCTACCGCTACTTCGCCACCGACCGCCGCAGCTTCATCCTGGCCGACTGCCCCGGGCACGTTCAGTACACCAAGAACACGGTGACCGGCGCGTCCACCGCGGATGCCGTCGTCGTACTCATTGACGCCCGGAAGGGTGTGCTGGAGCAGACCCGCCGGCACCTGTCCGTGCTGCAGCTGCTGCGCGTGGCGCACGTCATCGTGGCCGTGAACAAGATCGACCTGGTGGACTTCAGCGAGTCCGTGTTCCGCGGGATCGAAGCCGACGTGCAGCAGGTGGGCCGCGAACTGGGCCTCGGCTCGGACGGCATCAGCGATCTGCTGGTGGTTCCGGTGTCCGCGCTCGACGGCGACAACGTGGTGGAGCGCTCCGAGCGCACCCCGTGGTACACCGGTCCCGCGCTGCTGGAGGTCCTCGAGACCCTCCCTGCCGCCGACGAACTCGAGAGCCATCTGGAAAGCTTCCGCTTCCCCGTACAGCTGGTCATCCGGCCCCAGGGCGCGCTGGCACCCGACGCCGTGGCTGCCGGCCTGGATGTGGAGGCCTACCGCGACTACCGCGCGTACGCCGGCCAGATCACGGAAGGCTCAGTCAAAGTAGGGGACCAGGTCTCCGTCCTGACGCCCGGCCAGGATCCGCGCACCACCACGGTGGTGGGCATCGACTTCGCCGGCGCCTCGCTGGACGAAGCCGCCGCCCCGCAGTCCGTGGCCATCCGCCTGGCTGAGGAATTCGACGTCGCCCGCGGTGACACCATCGCCGCCGCCGGGACCGTCCGCGAAGCCTCGGCCGACCTCTACTCGGCGCTGTGCTGGCTGTCCCCGAAGCCGCTCCGCGAGGGCCAGAAGGTGCTGGTCAAGCATGGCACCCGCACGGTCCAGGCACTGGTCCGCAACGTGTCCGGCAAGCTGGACCTCGCCTCCTTCAAGCTGGAACCGGCGTCCACCCTGGAACTGAACGACATCGGCAACGCGCAGCTCCGGCTCGCGGCGCCGCTGCCGCTGGAGAACTACCTGCACCACCGCCGGACCGGTGCGTTCCTGGTGATCGACCCGCTGGACGGCAACACGCTGGCTGCGGGCCTGGTCAAGGACCACCCGGGCGACCACGAGGACGAGCGCTACAGCATCTAG
- the cysD gene encoding sulfate adenylyltransferase subunit CysD: MSTSLTEETQVTESAVSTRLSSLDTLESEAIHIIREVVAEFEKPALLFSGGKDSVVMLHLATKAFWPGKVPFPVLHVDTGHNFPEVIDFRDRTVERLGLKLVVGSVQEFIDRGELAERADGTRNPLQTVPLLDAIQRNKFDAVFGGGRRDEDKARAKERILSLRDEFGQWDPRNQRPELWNLYNGRHTVGQHVRAFPISNWTELDIWRYIERENIELPGLYYAHEREVFARDGMWRAVGEVSQPLPNEEVITKTVRYRTVGDMSCTGAVESDAYTVSDVVVEVAASTLTERGATRADDRISEAAMEDRKKDGYF; this comes from the coding sequence ATGAGCACTTCACTAACCGAGGAGACCCAGGTGACTGAGTCCGCCGTCTCAACCCGCCTCTCCAGCCTGGACACCCTCGAGTCCGAGGCCATCCACATCATCCGCGAGGTTGTTGCCGAGTTCGAGAAGCCTGCGTTGCTGTTCTCCGGCGGCAAGGACTCCGTGGTGATGCTGCACCTGGCCACCAAGGCCTTCTGGCCGGGCAAGGTTCCCTTCCCGGTGCTGCACGTGGACACCGGCCACAACTTCCCGGAGGTCATCGACTTCCGCGACCGCACCGTGGAGCGCCTGGGCCTGAAGCTCGTGGTGGGCTCCGTGCAGGAGTTCATCGACCGCGGCGAACTCGCCGAGCGTGCCGACGGCACCCGCAACCCGCTCCAGACGGTCCCGCTGCTGGACGCCATCCAGCGGAACAAGTTCGACGCCGTGTTCGGCGGCGGCCGCCGCGACGAGGACAAGGCCCGCGCCAAGGAGCGCATCCTGAGCCTGCGTGACGAGTTCGGCCAGTGGGACCCGCGCAACCAGCGCCCGGAGCTGTGGAACCTCTACAACGGCCGCCACACCGTTGGCCAGCACGTCCGCGCGTTCCCCATCAGCAACTGGACCGAGCTGGACATCTGGCGCTACATCGAGCGCGAGAACATCGAGCTGCCCGGCCTGTATTACGCCCACGAGCGCGAGGTCTTCGCCCGCGACGGCATGTGGCGGGCGGTGGGCGAGGTGTCCCAGCCCCTGCCGAACGAGGAAGTCATTACCAAGACTGTCCGCTACCGCACGGTGGGGGACATGTCCTGCACCGGCGCCGTCGAGTCCGACGCCTACACCGTCTCCGACGTGGTGGTTGAAGTCGCCGCCTCCACCCTGACCGAACGTGGCGCCACCCGTGCGGACGACCGCATCTCCGAGGCCGCCATGGAAGACCGCAAGAAGGACGGGTATTTCTAA
- a CDS encoding phosphoadenylyl-sulfate reductase: protein MSKHALGVDPVVAPAEAAAQVEATVATAVAEPAGRKLRSKEELKALAEAGAAELGWDAPARDVIGWVERNFELPAVAVACSMADAVLPALVADQMPGVDVLFLETGYHFPQTYATRDEVAANLRVNVVDVLPENTVEQQDRLLGKDLFARDAAQCCALRKVAPLQRTLAGYELWFTGVRRDEAPTRTNTPLVTWDEKNGLVKVNPVAAWTFDQLVQYSDDNLLPVNPLLSQGYPSIGCQPCTRKVAPGDDPRAGRWAGSDKTECGLHV, encoded by the coding sequence ATGAGCAAGCATGCACTCGGAGTGGACCCGGTAGTTGCGCCGGCAGAAGCCGCTGCACAGGTGGAGGCCACGGTGGCAACCGCTGTTGCTGAACCTGCAGGCCGCAAACTCCGCTCAAAGGAAGAACTGAAGGCGCTGGCCGAGGCCGGCGCTGCCGAGCTCGGCTGGGACGCCCCGGCCCGCGACGTGATCGGCTGGGTGGAGCGCAACTTCGAGCTCCCCGCAGTTGCCGTCGCCTGCTCCATGGCCGACGCCGTCCTGCCGGCCCTGGTCGCGGACCAGATGCCCGGCGTCGACGTCCTCTTCCTGGAGACCGGCTACCACTTCCCGCAAACCTACGCCACGCGTGACGAGGTGGCAGCCAACCTCCGCGTCAACGTGGTGGACGTGCTCCCGGAGAACACCGTGGAGCAGCAGGACCGGCTCCTGGGCAAGGACCTGTTCGCCCGCGACGCCGCCCAATGCTGCGCCCTGCGCAAGGTGGCTCCGCTGCAGCGCACTTTGGCCGGCTACGAACTCTGGTTCACCGGTGTCCGCCGCGACGAGGCCCCCACCCGCACCAACACCCCGCTGGTCACCTGGGATGAAAAGAACGGCCTGGTCAAGGTCAACCCGGTGGCAGCGTGGACATTCGACCAGCTGGTCCAGTACTCGGATGACAACCTCCTGCCCGTCAACCCGCTGCTTTCCCAGGGGTACCCCTCCATTGGCTGCCAGCCCTGCACCCGGAAGGTAGCGCCGGGTGACGACCCCCGCGCCGGCCGCTGGGCAGGCTCCGACAAGACAGAATGCGGACTACACGTATGA
- a CDS encoding nitrite/sulfite reductase, whose protein sequence is MTDTALAGASAASKRPARTSRPAAKPHGQWKVDGKTPLNANETWKQEDDGLNVRERIETIYSKEGFDAIPGQDLHGRFRWWGLYTQRKPGIDGGKTATLEPHELEDKYFMLRVRIDGGALTTEQLRVIGQISVDFARDSADLTDRQNIQLHWIRVEDIPEIWTRLEGVGLSTTEACGDVPRVILGSPVAGIAKDEIIDPTPLIEELGERFIGNPLLSNLPRKYKTAITGHPSQDVVHEINDFALVGVRHPELGVGYDLWAGGALSTNPMLGKRLGAFVTPEQAADVWLGVTSIFRDYGYRRMRTKARLKFLMADWGPEKFRQILEDEYLGYKLADGPAAPKPTTPGDHIGVHEQKDGKFFIGATPLAGRLSGAALVKLADTLEARGSYRLRTTPHQKLVVLDVEKDQVEPLVAELDALGLSARPSVFRRGTIACTGIEYCKLAIVETKHTAATAVAELERRLADLAESGELPHALSLHINGCPNSCARIQTADIGLKGMMLPTPDGDPSPGFQVHLGGGLASNEREEAGLGRTVRGLKVYVDDLPDYVERVVRTFVAQRAEGQTFAEWAHAADEEALQ, encoded by the coding sequence ATGACTGATACAGCTCTAGCCGGAGCGTCCGCTGCCTCCAAACGCCCGGCCCGCACGTCCCGCCCCGCCGCGAAGCCGCACGGGCAGTGGAAAGTGGACGGCAAAACGCCCCTGAACGCCAACGAAACCTGGAAACAGGAAGACGACGGCCTCAACGTGCGCGAGCGTATCGAGACCATCTACTCCAAGGAAGGCTTCGACGCCATCCCCGGCCAGGACCTCCACGGCCGGTTCCGCTGGTGGGGCCTGTACACCCAGCGCAAGCCCGGGATCGATGGCGGCAAGACCGCAACCCTTGAGCCGCACGAGCTCGAAGACAAGTACTTCATGCTGCGCGTCCGCATCGACGGCGGCGCCCTCACCACCGAGCAGTTGCGCGTCATCGGCCAGATCTCCGTTGACTTCGCCCGCGACTCCGCGGACCTCACCGACCGCCAGAACATCCAGCTTCACTGGATCCGCGTGGAGGACATCCCGGAGATCTGGACCCGCCTGGAAGGTGTTGGCCTGTCCACCACCGAGGCCTGCGGCGACGTCCCCCGCGTGATCCTGGGATCGCCCGTGGCCGGCATCGCCAAGGACGAGATCATCGACCCCACCCCGCTGATCGAGGAGCTGGGGGAGCGGTTCATCGGCAACCCGCTGCTGTCCAACCTGCCGCGCAAATACAAGACCGCCATCACCGGCCACCCCAGCCAGGACGTGGTCCACGAGATCAACGACTTCGCCCTTGTGGGTGTCCGCCACCCCGAACTCGGCGTCGGCTACGACCTCTGGGCCGGCGGCGCGCTGTCCACCAACCCGATGCTCGGCAAGCGCCTTGGCGCCTTCGTGACGCCGGAGCAGGCCGCCGACGTGTGGCTTGGCGTCACCAGCATCTTCCGCGACTACGGCTACCGCCGCATGCGCACCAAGGCCCGCCTGAAGTTCCTCATGGCCGACTGGGGCCCGGAGAAGTTCCGCCAGATCCTTGAGGACGAATACTTGGGCTACAAGCTGGCCGACGGCCCTGCCGCGCCCAAGCCCACCACCCCCGGCGACCACATCGGCGTGCACGAGCAGAAGGACGGGAAGTTCTTCATCGGCGCCACGCCGCTGGCTGGCCGCCTGTCCGGCGCCGCGCTGGTCAAGCTCGCGGACACCCTCGAGGCCCGCGGCTCCTACCGGCTGCGCACCACCCCGCACCAGAAGCTCGTTGTGCTGGACGTCGAGAAGGACCAGGTTGAGCCGCTCGTGGCCGAACTGGATGCGCTGGGCCTGTCCGCCCGCCCGTCCGTGTTCCGCCGCGGCACCATCGCCTGCACCGGCATCGAGTACTGCAAGCTGGCCATCGTGGAGACCAAGCACACGGCTGCCACCGCCGTGGCCGAACTGGAGCGCCGCCTTGCGGACCTCGCCGAGTCCGGTGAACTGCCGCACGCGCTGTCCCTGCACATTAACGGCTGCCCCAACTCCTGCGCCCGCATCCAGACGGCGGACATTGGCCTCAAGGGCATGATGCTGCCAACGCCCGACGGCGATCCCTCCCCGGGCTTCCAGGTCCACCTGGGCGGCGGGCTGGCTTCCAACGAGCGCGAGGAAGCAGGGCTGGGACGCACGGTCCGCGGCCTCAAGGTCTACGTCGACGACCTGCCGGACTACGTTGAGCGCGTCGTCCGCACCTTCGTGGCCCAGCGCGCCGAAGGCCAGACCTTCGCCGAATGGGCCCACGCAGCAGACGAGGAGGCACTCCAGTAA
- a CDS encoding sirohydrochlorin chelatase, translating into MNSPIMIACAHGTSSTQGAAEVNALRDNIAALRPGLDVREAYVDVQQPDLVDVVAGLPEGESAVVVPLLLSVGYHVKVDIARAVKSRPGSAAAAPLGPDPRLAELLDQRLREAGVTDNDVIVLAAAGSSNPNAAVSVEELLGQLQELRSNRMVAAYGASAKPSVPDAVAMLREELEGGAGAGESAGAVDVGGRVVIASYLLAPGFFHDQLAKAGADVVTEPLLPSPVLAEIALDRYDAAVAKMKKTPAKAPETEASALTAAAPAEPAANAQEGGFFKAVRRFVTKYFPR; encoded by the coding sequence ATGAACAGCCCCATCATGATCGCCTGCGCCCATGGGACGTCCAGCACACAGGGAGCCGCGGAGGTCAACGCCCTGCGTGACAACATCGCTGCCCTGCGCCCCGGGCTCGATGTCCGGGAAGCATACGTGGACGTCCAGCAGCCTGACCTGGTGGACGTGGTGGCGGGACTGCCGGAGGGGGAGTCCGCCGTCGTGGTGCCGTTGCTGTTGAGCGTCGGTTATCACGTGAAGGTGGACATCGCGCGGGCCGTGAAGAGCCGCCCGGGCAGTGCCGCGGCCGCGCCGCTGGGGCCTGACCCGCGCCTTGCCGAGCTGTTGGACCAGCGGCTCCGTGAAGCCGGCGTGACGGACAACGACGTGATCGTGCTCGCAGCGGCAGGTTCCTCCAACCCCAACGCCGCCGTGAGCGTGGAGGAGCTGCTGGGCCAGTTGCAGGAGCTGCGGTCCAACCGGATGGTGGCTGCCTATGGTGCCTCCGCCAAGCCTTCCGTGCCCGACGCCGTCGCAATGCTTCGCGAGGAGCTTGAGGGTGGTGCCGGTGCGGGGGAGTCCGCAGGGGCTGTCGACGTCGGCGGGCGGGTTGTGATTGCCTCCTACCTCCTCGCGCCGGGCTTCTTCCACGACCAACTCGCCAAGGCGGGGGCCGACGTCGTGACCGAACCCCTGCTGCCGTCCCCCGTGCTCGCCGAGATTGCCCTGGACAGGTACGATGCCGCCGTCGCAAAGATGAAGAAAACGCCCGCCAAAGCACCGGAAACGGAGGCTTCGGCACTCACTGCGGCAGCCCCCGCGGAACCGGCCGCAAATGCACAGGAGGGTGGCTTCTTCAAGGCCGTCCGGCGTTTCGTGACGAAATATTTCCCTAGGTGA
- a CDS encoding trimeric intracellular cation channel family protein gives MTFPFDNAPVWLDLLGVFFFAVSGSLLAARKQIDIVGSLLLASLVGLGGGVIRDIILAVVPAAFTNPAYLVPPVLATALVYFLFSSVQRYTSLLTLFDAAGLALFCMTGTLKALATGLNPVASVLLGVTTAVGGGLLRDVTANEVPQLFNPKDIYALPAFLGAAMTAVLWVLGMFNVLTAAAIAAVVFTFRVLAWRRSWQAPLAVHGWHRRDNEPGS, from the coding sequence ATGACATTCCCCTTTGACAACGCGCCGGTGTGGCTGGATCTGCTGGGCGTCTTCTTCTTCGCCGTCTCCGGTTCACTCCTGGCGGCGCGCAAACAGATCGACATTGTGGGGTCCCTGCTGCTGGCGTCCCTTGTGGGCCTGGGCGGCGGTGTGATCCGCGACATCATCCTTGCCGTTGTCCCGGCCGCTTTTACCAACCCCGCCTACCTGGTGCCGCCGGTACTCGCCACCGCGCTGGTGTACTTCCTGTTCTCCAGCGTCCAGCGGTACACCTCGCTGCTGACCCTGTTCGACGCCGCCGGGCTGGCCCTGTTCTGCATGACCGGCACCCTCAAGGCGCTGGCCACCGGGCTGAATCCGGTGGCGTCGGTGCTGTTGGGGGTAACCACGGCTGTGGGCGGCGGGCTGTTGCGCGACGTCACCGCCAATGAGGTTCCGCAGTTGTTCAACCCCAAGGACATCTACGCTCTGCCGGCCTTCCTGGGGGCGGCGATGACGGCCGTGCTGTGGGTCCTGGGCATGTTCAATGTACTGACGGCGGCGGCCATTGCTGCCGTGGTTTTCACCTTCCGGGTCCTGGCCTGGCGCCGGTCCTGGCAGGCGCCGCTTGCGGTTCACGGCTGGCACCGTCGGGACAACGAGCCAGGCTCCTGA
- a CDS encoding type IV toxin-antitoxin system AbiEi family antitoxin domain-containing protein, translating to MDINDYMMRHGGAARALQLKRAGFSRTMVSQAVGLGVLVRVRRGVYGLPGQGVMARALAAGGRLTCLSAAPLYGLWTLNSVTTVHVCRSHPSKAAGLKDHGRPRHPKHAWLPVVGLADVLLHALRCLPEPDALVMVQSAVGSGSISLDFLFAKCQGRRNGKARSVLDLVIPRADSVLEVLANAQFAKAGLRVQRHVFIPGVGEVDFLVEECLVVETDGSTHFEPRSVKRDQRRNNRSVVDGYLVLRYYYDDVVHSPEAMVAEVQAVLKLWQSGQFRGNSVRNFDPFA from the coding sequence GTGGATATCAATGACTACATGATGCGGCATGGGGGAGCTGCCCGTGCACTGCAGCTGAAGAGGGCCGGTTTCTCTCGAACGATGGTCAGCCAGGCTGTTGGGTTGGGCGTACTTGTCAGAGTTCGGCGGGGCGTCTACGGGCTGCCTGGCCAGGGCGTCATGGCAAGGGCCCTGGCTGCTGGCGGCAGGCTGACCTGCCTCTCCGCGGCGCCGCTGTACGGGCTCTGGACGCTCAACAGTGTTACAACCGTTCATGTCTGCCGCAGTCACCCGAGTAAGGCGGCAGGGCTAAAGGACCATGGCCGGCCCAGGCATCCGAAGCATGCCTGGCTGCCCGTTGTTGGGCTGGCCGATGTCCTGCTTCATGCCCTTCGCTGCCTTCCTGAGCCCGATGCCCTGGTCATGGTGCAGTCCGCCGTGGGCAGCGGAAGCATCTCCCTGGACTTCCTGTTCGCAAAATGCCAGGGGCGCCGGAACGGCAAAGCGCGGTCGGTACTGGATTTGGTGATTCCCAGGGCAGACTCGGTGCTTGAAGTCCTGGCCAACGCGCAGTTCGCGAAAGCCGGGCTTCGGGTCCAGAGGCACGTCTTCATTCCCGGAGTGGGCGAAGTGGACTTCCTCGTGGAGGAATGCCTTGTGGTCGAGACCGACGGGTCCACTCATTTTGAACCGCGTTCCGTGAAGCGGGACCAGCGGCGCAACAACCGCAGCGTCGTCGATGGCTACCTGGTCCTGCGTTACTACTATGACGACGTCGTTCATTCGCCGGAAGCAATGGTGGCTGAAGTCCAGGCGGTGCTGAAGCTGTGGCAAAGCGGTCAGTTTCGTGGCAATTCCGTCCGCAACTTTGACCCATTTGCGTAG
- a CDS encoding polyprenyl synthetase family protein, translated as MTNPADHSWTHAGHGLPDSEPSLNTTAIATGLQLPAGFAAIAGDAELGPAITNNLARVEKKLREAIANSDPLADATSRHLVEAGGKRIRPLLTLLCAHLGDASLPAVVQAAVVVELTHLATLYHDDVMDSAPFRRGAPTAHEVWGNSVAVLTGDLIFARASILVSELGSRALGIQARTFERLCLGQLHETVGPRPDEDPIEHYLSVIADKTGSLVAASGQLGAIFAEADPAFEPVLVEYGEKVGVAFQLADDVIDVTGIKVKSGKSPGTDLREGVPTLPVLLLRRAAEDGDQSAVELLTLIDGDLSSDEALAEAVAGLREHPVTAESWVVARQWANEAIAALAPLPEGVVKDSLSNFALAVVDRAS; from the coding sequence TTGCGGCCATCGCCGGAGATGCCGAACTGGGGCCGGCCATCACCAACAACCTGGCGCGGGTGGAGAAGAAGCTCCGCGAAGCCATCGCCAACTCCGATCCGCTGGCTGACGCGACGTCGCGCCACCTGGTGGAAGCAGGCGGCAAGCGCATCCGGCCGCTGCTGACACTCCTCTGCGCGCACCTCGGTGACGCGTCGCTGCCCGCCGTGGTGCAGGCCGCCGTCGTGGTTGAACTGACCCACCTGGCTACGCTCTACCACGATGACGTGATGGACTCCGCGCCGTTCCGCCGGGGTGCACCCACCGCCCATGAGGTCTGGGGCAACTCCGTGGCCGTCCTCACCGGCGACCTGATCTTCGCCCGTGCGTCGATCCTGGTGTCCGAGCTGGGCTCCCGTGCCCTGGGCATCCAGGCCAGGACTTTTGAGCGGCTGTGCCTGGGCCAGCTCCACGAAACCGTTGGGCCGCGTCCGGATGAGGACCCGATCGAGCACTACCTCTCGGTCATAGCGGACAAGACCGGCTCGCTGGTGGCGGCGTCCGGGCAGCTGGGCGCTATCTTCGCCGAAGCCGATCCCGCTTTCGAGCCCGTCCTGGTGGAGTACGGCGAGAAGGTGGGAGTTGCTTTCCAGCTTGCGGACGATGTCATTGATGTCACCGGTATCAAGGTGAAGTCCGGCAAATCCCCGGGCACTGACCTGCGCGAAGGCGTGCCCACCCTGCCGGTCCTGCTCCTGCGCCGTGCTGCCGAGGATGGCGACCAGTCCGCCGTCGAGCTGTTGACGCTTATTGACGGTGACCTGAGCTCCGATGAAGCCTTGGCCGAGGCCGTTGCCGGCCTGCGCGAGCACCCAGTCACGGCCGAATCCTGGGTGGTGGCACGCCAGTGGGCCAACGAAGCCATTGCAGCCCTGGCTCCGCTGCCCGAAGGCGTGGTCAAGGACTCGCTGTCCAACTTCGCGCTGGCTGTGGTGGACCGCGCCAGCTGA